Within Thermus hydrothermalis, the genomic segment GCCCCAAGAACCGCCTAGCCTCCTCCTGAGGCAGCTCAACCGCAATCCTCTTACGAACTGCACCCTGTGAACGCCCATCCGCGTCTACCTGAGGAGCAGGTATGGGATCGGATACCGTATAGACGAAATCCCCGGGCAAAGGCGTGTCAAACCGAGGCTCGTTCCCCGATCCGGCCCACAGGGTGACGCCCAAGACCTCTGTGGGAAGCTCAGATTCCAACTCCAGGGTAAGCCCAAGCGTTTCTGTATACCGTTGGAGCTCCTCCACAGTAGCTGCGGGAAGCGCTCCTAGTGGTGAGGCAAGTGCCTTTGTGGTAACAACAAAAGGGCCTGAAGACTTAGCCCCGAAGGGGGCTAACACCCGTGCCTGGCTAACAACTTGCCTAATGTTGCAGCCTAACACGCTGCAGCCTTCCTGCGCAACATACCTCAGGAGGTCCTCCAGATCCGCCAATGGCGTCAACCTAAGGTCTACGCGCACCTCCCCCGAGAACACAGCCACGCCCAAGGCATTGAGCAAAGCGCTCGCCTCAGCCACCACCTCCACCGGTTGCCCTGTGTTAAAGCGGAATTCCGTGCTCCCACCGTTAACTGCCATCAAATTTCCCGTGCACTTGCTGCTTGCTCCCTGCGTACACACAGCGATATCCCTGGCCCGTACGTACCCTCTAGGCAGGGTAAGCGTAAGCGTTTGGAAAAGATACGCCTCGGGAAGTTGCGCCTGTTGCAGCAGGCTTTGCAAGGCAGCATTCACGCCACTAATCCGGGGAAGCGTAATCTCCTTCCTAACCTCCCGATTAAGCTCTAGCGCAGAAACGAAAAACTGTAAGCCAAAATCGGGAACACCTATCTCCAAGGCCATATCCCCTTGCTGGATACGGCCTCTTGCCTGACCCCCGCTTACCGTAAACAGGCGGACGTTAGGGCTTTCACCAAAAAGAAGATCGTAGAGATCCCACACGTCCAGCTGAATCCTCGCCAGAGGGATATCCCGGTACTCTGGCGTGAGTGGAGTTTCGGGGGCTAGATTCCTCCTAGCCTGCTCGGGACTCGGAAGGCCACACGCTCCCAACAACACACCCAATAGCGCCCAAACGTAGGCACGCCACCCCTTCACGATCCACCTCCACTCCCAGCCTCATCGCGCAACACCCGCCGAAGAACCTTTCCAACCAAGCTCTTCGGCAACTCCTCTCGGAACTCCCATATTCTGGGCACCTTGTAGGCAGCCAAATGTTTGCGGCAGAATGCTTCCAAATCCTCCTCCGTAACCTGCCCACGCGCTTCTGGCTTCAAGACCACGAAGGCTTTGACCGTCTCCCCCCGGTAAGGATCAGGCACCCCCACAACCGCGGCCTCTAAGACACCCGGGTGCATATAGAGAACTTCCTCTACTTCCCTGGGATAAATGTTGTACCCTCCGGCAATGATTAGATCCTTTTTGCGGTCTACAATGTAAAAATAACCCTCTTCGTCCATCCGGGCCATATCCCCCGTATAAAGCCACCCATCCCGCAGAACCTGGGCCGTTTCTTCGGGGCGCCGCCAATAGCCTTTCATGACGTTTGGGCCGCGAACCACCAGTTCGCCCACTTCCCCAGGGGGCAACTCCCTTCCCTCACTGTCCACCACCTTGGCCTCCACCCCAGGGAGAGGCAAGCCAATGGAGCCCACCTTCCGTTTCCCAAAAAGGGGATTGGCATGCGTAACAGGGCTTGCCTCCGTCAAACCATACCCCTCCACTAGCTTGGCCCCTGTAACCTCCTCAAACTGCCTGGCCACCTCTATAGGAAGGGGAGCAGCCCCAGAGATGCAGAACTTAAGGGAGGAAACATCCCGTTTCGCCAAATTGGGCACCTGAAGAAAGCCCACGTACATCGTGGGTACTCCCGGGAAAAGCGTCACCCGATGGTCCTCCACGTGGTCCACGAGCTCCTTCGGTTCGGGCCGGGGTACGAGAATAAGCTTCCCCCCGCCCTTGATGCCGAGGTTTAGGGCTACTGTCATCCCGTACACATGGAAAAAGGGAACCGCGCATAGCCCCAC encodes:
- a CDS encoding long-chain-fatty-acid--CoA ligase, with amino-acid sequence MTRAQEKPWLKFYDPGVPWQLEYPEVPVHALLEESARKWHSKEALFFYGTKVTYGELLALTQRVAANLQHLGLRKGDRVALMLPNTPQYVMAYYGVLMAGGVVVNMSPLYTPREMRAILEDTEARFLIMIDFAFPRYLEIEAETPVEVVFTAGIQDYLPPPLNVLYLAKAKQEGIWQELPEHPKRRDFSALLQEGKPAPVEVAPDDLALLQYTGGTTGSPKGAMLTHRNLVANVYQVWSWMEAGRVRQDKFRLEEGNEVGLCAVPFFHVYGMTVALNLGIKGGGKLILVPRPEPKELVDHVEDHRVTLFPGVPTMYVGFLQVPNLAKRDVSSLKFCISGAAPLPIEVARQFEEVTGAKLVEGYGLTEASPVTHANPLFGKRKVGSIGLPLPGVEAKVVDSEGRELPPGEVGELVVRGPNVMKGYWRRPEETAQVLRDGWLYTGDMARMDEEGYFYIVDRKKDLIIAGGYNIYPREVEEVLYMHPGVLEAAVVGVPDPYRGETVKAFVVLKPEARGQVTEEDLEAFCRKHLAAYKVPRIWEFREELPKSLVGKVLRRVLRDEAGSGGGS